The window TGTATCGGCCGGGCCGAATCTGGCGGCGCAATAGTCCTCGCCGCCGGCGCCAAGGGCCGCCGTCACGCATTGCCTCACGCGAAAATCATGCTCCATCAGCCGTGGGGCGGAGTGACGGGACAGGCGGCGGATATACAGATTCAGGCGGAAGAGATAATCAAATCCAAAAAAATGATAAACGAAGTACTGTCGGAAATGACGGGACAGCCAATGGAGAAAATCGCCGCCGAAACCGAACGAGACAGATATATGACAGCAGACGAGGCGAAAGCATACGGCCTAATCGATGAAGTACTGCACGAAGCAGAAGAACCAAAAGATAAAAAGAAAAAATAAAAGAGAGCCACTAAGACACAAAGACACAAATTTTTTAATTTAGTT of the Phycisphaerae bacterium genome contains:
- a CDS encoding ATP-dependent Clp protease proteolytic subunit, coding for MMFETQKGLIKTMNPFMVSGVEPKLQMQQSYQRTREMTLDDMLLENRIIFMIGEISYGLAATVIMKMLYLDNQKRGTEISLYINSPGGSVDDTMAIFDTMRFIGSPVATYCIGRAESGGAIVLAAGAKGRRHALPHAKIMLHQPWGGVTGQAADIQIQAEEIIKSKKMINEVLSEMTGQPMEKIAAETERDRYMTADEAKAYGLIDEVLHEAEEPKDKKKK